A portion of the Pedobacter cryoconitis genome contains these proteins:
- a CDS encoding GntR family transcriptional regulator translates to MNISIDHKSHIPLHIQAELLLRELIRDPAYQAGKLLPNEVDLAKKLAISRTTLRQALNKLVYEELLVRKKGYGTKVAPSKISSKSMNWLSFSQEMKARGIPVRNYELHLSWVYPDEQIANLFDIKTDKKILKLERLRGGADGAFVYFISYFHPRIGLTGEEDFKQPLYEMLETEHSVIANLSKEEISAITANKFIAGKLEVETGSPILFRKRFVYDQGDRAIEYNLGYYNAESFIYTVESRRNQ, encoded by the coding sequence ATGAATATTTCCATTGACCATAAAAGTCATATCCCACTTCACATCCAGGCCGAACTCTTACTGAGAGAGCTGATCAGAGACCCAGCTTACCAGGCAGGTAAACTATTGCCTAATGAGGTAGACCTTGCAAAAAAGCTGGCGATCTCCAGAACTACGCTTCGGCAAGCCTTGAACAAATTGGTTTATGAAGAATTACTGGTCCGTAAAAAAGGTTATGGAACGAAAGTAGCGCCCTCAAAAATAAGCTCTAAATCAATGAATTGGCTTAGTTTTTCTCAAGAAATGAAAGCCAGGGGAATACCAGTCAGAAACTATGAGCTTCATCTGAGCTGGGTCTATCCTGACGAACAGATTGCCAACTTATTTGACATTAAAACAGATAAAAAAATCTTGAAATTAGAGCGTTTACGAGGTGGGGCTGATGGTGCTTTCGTTTATTTCATTTCTTACTTTCATCCCAGGATTGGCCTCACAGGCGAAGAAGATTTTAAGCAGCCTTTATATGAAATGCTTGAAACAGAACATTCGGTAATCGCTAATTTATCTAAGGAAGAAATCAGTGCTATAACAGCAAACAAATTCATTGCCGGCAAATTAGAAGTGGAAACCGGAAGCCCTATTTTATTCAGAAAAAGATTCGTCTATGATCAGGGTGACCGTGCAATAGAGTATAACTTAGGTTATTACAATGCGGAGAGCTTTATCTATACGGTAGAAAGCCGGAGAAACCAATAG
- a CDS encoding Gfo/Idh/MocA family protein, with product MIEEQKDSAADNSRRDFIKNSAIAAAAFMIVPRHVLGGKGFLAPSDRLLVAGVGVGGKGESNLSNIYKGGKADIAFLCDVDDRRAANSVKSFPKAKYYKDYREMLDKEGKNIDGVVVSTPDHNHAMIAMAAMQLGKHVYVEKPLAHDIYEARKLTEAAARYRVVTQMGNQGASGDGVRQLQDWCDDGVIGKVHNVYCWTDRPIWPQGIPWPAAGGTPIPKELDWDLWLGSAPNKPYIDKLVPFNWRGWWDYGTGAIGDMGCHLVEPPFRVLGLSTPIDVQCSVGSIYVDEFKRGYFPDSCPPSSHVIMTFEKTKKTKDDLQIHWMDGGIKPARPQELGANESFGANGVLFEGTKGKMICDVYGSNPRLLPLSRNNEVHTKQRIERVKGGVDGHYWQWVEAAIAGYGKIQLSSPFDIAGPLTETLLIANLAIRGAEIQKAKANGTGFDYPGRDIKLLWDKQNLSVTNFDEVNQYIKREYRQGWSLGA from the coding sequence ATGATCGAAGAGCAAAAAGATTCAGCTGCTGATAATTCAAGAAGAGACTTTATTAAAAACTCTGCGATTGCCGCAGCAGCATTTATGATTGTGCCCCGCCATGTTTTAGGTGGAAAGGGGTTTTTGGCACCCAGTGACCGGTTATTGGTCGCCGGGGTTGGGGTGGGTGGAAAAGGAGAGAGTAACCTGAGCAATATTTATAAAGGAGGGAAAGCTGATATTGCCTTTCTCTGTGATGTAGACGACAGAAGAGCTGCAAATTCGGTAAAGAGCTTCCCTAAAGCAAAATATTACAAAGATTACCGGGAGATGCTGGATAAAGAAGGCAAAAATATTGACGGGGTAGTGGTCTCTACACCAGATCATAACCACGCAATGATTGCTATGGCAGCCATGCAATTAGGGAAACATGTGTATGTAGAGAAACCTCTGGCTCATGATATTTATGAGGCGCGTAAATTAACAGAAGCAGCTGCGCGCTACCGTGTAGTTACACAGATGGGTAACCAGGGCGCATCAGGAGATGGCGTAAGGCAATTACAGGATTGGTGCGATGATGGTGTGATTGGAAAGGTACACAATGTATATTGCTGGACTGATCGTCCAATATGGCCACAAGGCATTCCCTGGCCTGCTGCGGGTGGTACGCCCATTCCTAAAGAACTGGACTGGGATCTTTGGTTGGGCAGTGCACCCAATAAACCTTATATCGATAAACTGGTTCCTTTTAACTGGCGGGGCTGGTGGGACTACGGAACCGGGGCTATCGGAGATATGGGCTGCCATTTGGTGGAACCGCCTTTCAGGGTATTGGGTTTAAGTACACCGATTGATGTGCAATGTAGCGTTGGAAGCATTTATGTAGATGAATTTAAACGTGGATATTTCCCGGATAGCTGTCCTCCTTCGAGTCATGTGATTATGACGTTTGAAAAAACTAAAAAGACAAAGGATGATTTGCAGATCCACTGGATGGATGGGGGAATTAAGCCTGCACGTCCACAGGAGCTTGGTGCAAATGAGAGCTTTGGAGCCAATGGAGTTCTGTTTGAGGGAACGAAAGGCAAAATGATATGTGATGTTTATGGTTCCAACCCAAGACTTTTACCCTTATCGCGCAACAATGAAGTGCATACCAAACAAAGGATAGAGCGAGTGAAAGGCGGGGTAGATGGACATTATTGGCAATGGGTAGAAGCTGCTATCGCCGGTTATGGCAAAATACAGTTAAGCTCTCCTTTTGATATTGCGGGACCTTTGACAGAAACGCTTTTAATTGCTAATCTGGCGATCAGAGGGGCTGAAATCCAGAAAGCAAAAGCTAATGGGACCGGGTTTGATTATCCGGGAAGAGACATTAAATTATTATGGGATAAGCAAAATCTCAGCGTGACAAATTTTGATGAAGTCAATCAATACATCAAAAGAGAATATCGTCAGGGATGGAGTTTAGGCGCTTAA
- a CDS encoding glycoside hydrolase family 38 C-terminal domain-containing protein, with the protein MGTASKRHLFKLLAIVFLTVSSFNVFAQKAKAIFTAIQVQPTIAYLKYQGERRRMVRLIFKNGKNYQQAEISVSFNNLTEKINIPANKQGAESLEIPLPGIPVTKATQATVSIAVNHQTYTARCIVEPSRSWNIYVLPHSHVDIGYTNTQSKVLKLHLDNIDESIALAEKTQHYPVAARFKWTTEAMWVVDNYLALANQEKKNRFWNAVKKGWISLDGAYGNINTSLTDSRQLMQMFAKSQQLAKEQGLEINTLFQGDVPGASWGLAAQVEQTGIKYFLSGPNASDRIGNLAKWQDKPFYWLSPSGKQKLLFWQCQPYSLGYQLKGDKIPNFFTIKDPKPFYTGHPSENFLNPYLFDYLDELAQKGFPYDMSILTWAMSDNAPIDPELPDAVKAWNEKYASPQLIITSTKQFFTDFEQKYAAEIPSFTGDYTEYWTDGVSSAAKETALSRKLSDQLKQADAVWAIRNKSAYPVQSFDESWKNLLLFNEHTWGAYNSVSHPDDEKVRSQWAVKQSYVLKAGDIIDTLSQLSLKSELSKANQIDVYNTVSWPRTDLVYVPASLSKRGDLVKNSSGKPVLSQRLNTGELAFIAEQVPQMGKSTFSIFAGAAYRKGSETNQISSNTISNGIYKIELAPQTGDIKKLIKISTNRNYLSADSAGLNQYLYMPGDSIEKIQSSSNARITIKEKGPLVNSLLITSAAPGTNGITREIRLISGLDKIELINTIDKKAIRTKESVHFAFPFHIPDAKVRYSIPWGSITAETDQLPYSNRNWYTMQRWIDLSNNTYGVTLSSPDAPLFEIGKITTANLLGGLPHAPLWLSFTPQSSHIYSWVMNNLWHTNFRADQQGMVTFRYFIQAHEHGYDSYQANQTGLSNHQPLLVAPAAATLEKGLPFTVNGTHTYVEAIKKSDDGKGVVLQLVNCGDQDSQINISPKNNSSVTIWESDLLETRKKLLKNLFTLSAKGIMTIYIEN; encoded by the coding sequence ATGGGAACCGCATCTAAAAGGCATCTATTTAAACTACTAGCTATTGTTTTCCTGACAGTGAGCAGCTTCAATGTATTTGCGCAGAAAGCAAAGGCCATTTTTACTGCTATACAAGTTCAACCAACCATAGCTTATCTCAAATATCAGGGAGAGCGCAGAAGAATGGTCAGGTTGATTTTTAAAAATGGTAAAAACTATCAGCAAGCGGAAATCTCTGTATCTTTTAATAACCTGACAGAAAAGATAAATATTCCTGCAAATAAGCAAGGAGCTGAGTCTTTGGAGATTCCGCTGCCAGGTATTCCAGTTACTAAAGCTACACAAGCAACAGTTTCAATTGCTGTCAACCATCAAACTTATACAGCGCGCTGCATTGTTGAGCCGTCAAGGAGCTGGAATATTTATGTATTGCCCCATTCTCATGTAGATATCGGTTATACGAATACACAGTCTAAAGTGCTGAAACTACATCTGGATAATATAGACGAATCAATCGCGCTTGCAGAGAAAACACAGCATTATCCAGTTGCTGCACGTTTCAAATGGACAACTGAGGCTATGTGGGTGGTAGATAATTACCTCGCGCTTGCTAATCAGGAAAAAAAGAACAGGTTCTGGAATGCAGTAAAAAAAGGATGGATCAGCCTGGATGGTGCTTACGGAAATATAAATACTAGTCTCACCGATTCCAGACAATTGATGCAAATGTTTGCTAAATCACAGCAACTGGCCAAAGAACAAGGGCTGGAAATTAACACTTTATTTCAGGGTGATGTACCAGGGGCCTCCTGGGGTTTAGCAGCACAGGTGGAACAAACAGGAATTAAATATTTCCTGTCCGGCCCGAATGCTTCAGACCGGATAGGAAACCTGGCCAAATGGCAGGATAAACCTTTTTACTGGCTTTCCCCTTCTGGCAAGCAGAAACTACTTTTCTGGCAATGTCAGCCTTATTCATTGGGTTATCAATTAAAAGGAGATAAAATACCTAATTTTTTCACGATTAAAGACCCCAAACCTTTCTACACGGGCCATCCTTCAGAAAACTTCCTGAACCCTTATTTATTTGACTATCTGGATGAATTAGCACAAAAAGGTTTTCCGTACGATATGTCAATTCTAACCTGGGCAATGAGTGACAATGCACCAATTGATCCGGAATTACCTGATGCCGTTAAGGCATGGAATGAAAAATACGCATCGCCGCAGCTTATTATTACTTCTACAAAGCAGTTTTTTACTGATTTCGAGCAAAAATACGCAGCTGAAATCCCTTCTTTTACAGGAGACTATACCGAATATTGGACAGATGGAGTATCCTCTGCAGCTAAAGAAACCGCGCTTAGCCGGAAGTTATCTGATCAACTTAAGCAAGCTGACGCGGTTTGGGCTATCCGTAATAAATCAGCTTATCCTGTTCAAAGCTTTGATGAAAGCTGGAAGAATTTATTATTATTTAATGAACATACCTGGGGTGCTTATAACAGTGTTTCTCATCCGGATGATGAAAAAGTAAGAAGTCAGTGGGCGGTCAAACAATCTTATGTTTTGAAGGCTGGTGATATCATTGATACTTTAAGCCAGTTATCTTTAAAAAGCGAGCTGAGTAAAGCGAATCAAATAGATGTTTACAATACCGTTTCCTGGCCACGTACAGACCTGGTTTACGTACCAGCATCTTTAAGCAAGCGCGGTGATCTGGTTAAAAACTCATCCGGGAAACCTGTACTTTCCCAGCGTTTGAACACTGGTGAACTGGCTTTTATAGCAGAGCAAGTACCCCAGATGGGGAAAAGCACTTTTAGCATCTTCGCTGGAGCTGCCTATCGTAAAGGTTCTGAAACGAACCAGATCTCTTCAAATACAATCAGTAATGGGATCTATAAAATTGAGCTGGCACCGCAAACGGGTGATATAAAAAAACTAATTAAAATAAGTACTAACCGAAATTATCTCTCCGCAGATTCTGCAGGCCTGAATCAATACTTGTATATGCCTGGTGATTCTATTGAGAAAATTCAATCCAGTTCAAATGCCAGGATAACGATCAAAGAAAAGGGGCCTTTGGTCAATAGTTTATTAATTACTTCTGCTGCTCCTGGTACGAATGGGATAACCAGAGAAATAAGGTTAATTAGCGGGCTCGATAAAATTGAGTTAATTAATACTATTGATAAGAAAGCAATCCGGACAAAAGAAAGCGTTCATTTTGCCTTTCCTTTTCATATACCAGATGCCAAAGTCCGTTACAGCATTCCATGGGGAAGCATTACAGCAGAAACAGATCAATTACCTTATTCAAACAGGAACTGGTATACGATGCAAAGATGGATAGATTTATCAAATAACACTTATGGGGTTACTTTATCGAGCCCTGATGCACCATTATTTGAAATTGGGAAGATCACCACAGCAAATTTACTTGGAGGACTGCCACATGCACCACTATGGTTATCCTTTACGCCTCAGTCTTCCCACATTTATTCGTGGGTAATGAATAACTTATGGCATACAAACTTCAGGGCCGATCAACAGGGAATGGTTACTTTCCGCTATTTTATTCAAGCACATGAGCACGGTTATGATAGCTATCAGGCTAACCAAACCGGATTAAGTAATCATCAGCCCTTGCTTGTTGCACCAGCTGCTGCAACTTTAGAAAAAGGCCTGCCCTTTACGGTTAATGGAACGCATACTTATGTTGAGGCTATCAAAAAATCTGATGATGGAAAAGGTGTCGTGCTCCAGCTTGTAAATTGTGGTGATCAGGATAGTCAGATTAATATCAGTCCGAAAAACAACTCCTCCGTCACGATTTGGGAAAGCGATCTTTTAGAAACACGCAAAAAGTTATTAAAGAACCTCTTTACGCTTTCAGCAAAAGGGATAATGACAATTTATATTGAAAATTGA
- a CDS encoding GyrI-like domain-containing protein, protein MRKLDLTKLFKTYYSAGKAPALLDLDQANYIAISGIGDPNDQPFAAKVQALYATAYAIKFMHKAINQDFMVSKLEGLWDLDTQTPRAKWKYKLLIRMPAYIQQKSLCTAIAQVSSKKHLLLAKEIELYTMRERNVVQVLHTGPFSTEPDAIQQLHAFIAKKGLQKNGLHHEVYLSDFRNTVPEKLKTILRQPVK, encoded by the coding sequence ATGAGAAAATTAGACTTAACAAAACTTTTTAAAACTTATTACTCCGCAGGTAAAGCTCCCGCTTTATTAGACCTGGATCAAGCTAATTACATAGCCATTTCAGGTATTGGAGACCCAAATGACCAGCCCTTTGCAGCTAAGGTTCAAGCCTTGTACGCAACTGCTTATGCCATAAAATTTATGCACAAAGCAATAAACCAGGATTTCATGGTATCAAAACTGGAAGGTTTATGGGATCTTGATACTCAAACTCCCCGCGCAAAATGGAAATATAAGTTACTGATCCGCATGCCGGCTTATATTCAACAAAAATCGTTATGTACTGCCATTGCGCAGGTAAGTTCAAAAAAGCACCTACTTTTAGCTAAAGAAATAGAACTTTATACGATGCGGGAGCGCAACGTGGTACAAGTGCTCCATACAGGGCCGTTTAGCACAGAACCTGATGCGATACAACAACTGCATGCCTTTATCGCCAAAAAAGGTCTGCAGAAAAACGGGTTGCATCATGAAGTTTATCTGAGTGATTTTAGGAACACGGTCCCTGAAAAACTAAAAACCATATTGCGACAACCTGTAAAGTAA
- a CDS encoding class I mannose-6-phosphate isomerase: MTDTYRDGINTNIGSLRNTTQLIIPAKKTQTASHGYDIYPAFKIEDTVYAGFNSLADWIISQSQNIVIDGYSGVCWDLFVKHLNQHLTQKGKTVSWIAIATALKNNSVINGMIEDHLQSADPVFGKRYEGELKDFFDPSKLSLIQPAPHEFTIIYGCGAALAAVDAKIIYIDVPKNEIQFRSRANHLHNLGASAVADPKSQYKRFYFIDWPVLNKHKQRLLANIDIIVDEQRVTEISWMTGTALRKALTKMSKHAFRARPWFEPGVWGGQWIKENIAGLNQSVINYAWSFELIAPENGIILENEGQLLEVSLDLLLFHNCNAILGKAAARFGYHFPIRFDFLDTMDGDKLSLQCHPTVAYTKEHFGEDFTQDETYYILDHKEQAKVYLGFQENIDKKGFKLVLEDSFNNHTPIAVEKYVQTFNAKKHELFLIPNGTVHSSGKNNLVLEISATPYIFTFKMYDWLRPDLNGKPRPLNIDRAFANLNFERKGKVVKDTLIAKQSVIEQGDDWQLVNLITHPDHFYAIHRFEFDTVIEGRTEGQCHILSLVEGELILVKTGEMELEIHYAETFIIPADAVQYQIINKSKGRVKVLTAFVKDECC, encoded by the coding sequence ATGACTGATACTTACAGAGACGGGATAAATACCAATATCGGTTCCTTGCGAAATACGACGCAGTTGATTATTCCAGCAAAAAAAACGCAAACTGCCAGTCACGGATACGATATTTATCCTGCTTTTAAAATCGAAGACACTGTATATGCTGGTTTCAATAGCTTAGCTGATTGGATCATCAGCCAGTCTCAAAATATTGTTATTGATGGTTACTCTGGTGTCTGTTGGGACCTTTTTGTGAAACACCTGAATCAGCATTTAACACAAAAAGGAAAAACTGTAAGCTGGATTGCTATAGCTACTGCACTGAAAAACAACTCAGTAATTAATGGAATGATTGAAGACCATCTTCAATCAGCTGATCCAGTATTTGGTAAAAGATATGAAGGAGAGCTGAAAGACTTTTTTGATCCGTCAAAACTCAGCTTAATTCAACCTGCTCCTCATGAATTTACCATTATCTATGGTTGCGGGGCAGCATTAGCTGCTGTGGATGCAAAAATTATTTATATTGATGTTCCTAAAAACGAGATACAATTCCGTTCCAGAGCAAATCATCTCCATAATCTGGGTGCATCAGCAGTTGCCGACCCTAAATCACAGTATAAACGTTTCTATTTTATAGACTGGCCGGTTTTAAACAAGCATAAACAGCGGTTATTAGCTAATATTGATATCATAGTTGATGAACAGCGTGTTACAGAAATATCCTGGATGACTGGTACAGCACTGCGCAAAGCGTTAACTAAAATGTCCAAACATGCGTTCAGAGCCAGACCGTGGTTTGAGCCCGGAGTATGGGGCGGACAGTGGATCAAGGAAAATATAGCTGGCCTGAATCAATCCGTTATCAATTATGCCTGGTCATTTGAACTGATTGCCCCTGAAAATGGGATTATACTGGAAAATGAAGGCCAGTTATTGGAAGTATCATTGGATCTGCTTCTTTTTCATAACTGTAATGCGATTTTAGGTAAGGCAGCAGCGCGTTTCGGTTATCACTTTCCTATACGTTTTGATTTCCTGGATACGATGGATGGTGATAAATTATCCTTACAATGCCATCCTACTGTGGCTTATACCAAAGAACACTTTGGTGAGGATTTTACCCAGGATGAGACTTATTACATACTGGACCACAAGGAACAGGCTAAAGTATATTTAGGTTTCCAGGAAAATATTGACAAGAAAGGCTTTAAGCTGGTTCTGGAAGACAGCTTTAATAACCATACACCTATAGCAGTAGAAAAGTATGTACAGACATTTAACGCTAAAAAACATGAGTTATTCCTGATCCCAAATGGTACTGTTCATAGTTCCGGCAAAAACAACCTGGTTTTAGAAATTAGTGCCACCCCTTATATTTTCACTTTTAAAATGTATGACTGGTTGCGTCCTGATTTAAATGGTAAACCCCGGCCACTGAATATTGACCGCGCTTTCGCCAACCTGAATTTCGAAAGAAAGGGTAAAGTAGTTAAGGATACGCTGATTGCGAAACAAAGTGTCATTGAGCAGGGTGACGACTGGCAACTTGTTAACCTGATTACGCATCCTGATCATTTTTATGCGATTCACCGTTTTGAATTCGATACGGTTATTGAAGGCCGCACCGAAGGACAATGCCATATCCTGAGCTTGGTGGAAGGAGAGCTTATTTTGGTCAAAACCGGCGAAATGGAACTGGAAATTCATTATGCGGAAACTTTCATTATTCCCGCGGATGCAGTACAATATCAAATCATAAATAAAAGTAAGGGAAGGGTGAAAGTCCTCACTGCCTTTGTAAAAGACGAATGTTGTTAA
- a CDS encoding sugar porter family MFS transporter: MNLKNEPQVSPPRSTVFLIAITLVATLGGLLFGFDMAVISGVLPFVKQQFSLSPAAEGWFVSSALVGCIIGVAFAGELSDRFGRKKLLMLSALLFLFSAVGTAGSAGYTLLILARMMGGMGVGVASIVAPLYISEIAPAAIRGRLVTFYQLAITAGILVAYLTNAGLLNLSLSYHQQSLGELLDYILIKEVWRAMLGLGVIPSLLFLIGLCFVPESPRWLIHQGRELEGIAILTRINGSAKAATDVILLKKTPEKESGSYKELFAKERRRPLLIGLLLPLFSQFSGINAIIYYGPRILNDAGINISNALLGQVIFGLANFLFTLIAVWKVDQMGRRPLYIIGSIGATISLFFTGWCFYSGATNNIALVISIILFLACFAFSIGPLKFVIASEIFPTRIRGRAMGLSIMVMWIADTIVGQLTPLLLGSAGAAVTFWFFASCCLVSFIVVYKMVPETKGKSLEEVQDIFIH, from the coding sequence ATGAACCTAAAGAATGAACCACAGGTATCTCCTCCAAGATCAACCGTCTTTTTAATAGCAATTACTTTAGTAGCTACCCTGGGCGGTCTATTATTCGGCTTTGATATGGCCGTTATTTCAGGAGTATTACCTTTTGTAAAACAACAATTTAGTTTGTCACCAGCGGCAGAAGGCTGGTTTGTTTCTTCGGCACTGGTAGGCTGTATTATTGGTGTCGCTTTTGCCGGAGAACTAAGTGATCGTTTTGGCAGGAAGAAATTGCTGATGTTGTCGGCTCTGCTGTTCTTGTTCTCTGCCGTCGGTACTGCTGGCTCTGCTGGTTATACTTTATTAATTCTGGCAAGGATGATGGGCGGCATGGGCGTCGGTGTGGCGTCCATAGTCGCCCCGTTATATATTTCAGAAATAGCTCCGGCTGCTATTCGCGGCCGGCTGGTTACCTTTTATCAGCTGGCAATAACAGCAGGTATTCTTGTTGCTTACTTAACTAATGCGGGATTATTAAATCTATCCTTAAGTTATCATCAGCAATCCCTTGGAGAATTACTGGACTATATATTGATTAAAGAAGTATGGAGAGCTATGCTGGGTCTTGGAGTCATTCCCTCTCTGCTATTCTTAATTGGATTATGCTTCGTACCTGAGAGTCCGAGATGGTTGATTCACCAGGGAAGAGAACTGGAAGGTATAGCTATATTGACCAGGATTAATGGCTCTGCAAAGGCAGCTACCGATGTCATATTACTCAAAAAAACGCCAGAAAAGGAATCAGGTTCTTACAAAGAATTGTTTGCAAAAGAGAGGAGAAGACCATTATTGATTGGTTTATTACTCCCTTTATTCTCCCAGTTTAGTGGGATCAATGCGATTATTTATTATGGGCCCCGCATTTTAAACGATGCAGGAATAAATATCAGTAATGCTTTGTTAGGCCAGGTTATCTTTGGTTTGGCAAATTTCCTTTTTACATTGATTGCCGTGTGGAAAGTTGATCAGATGGGGCGCAGGCCACTTTATATTATTGGTTCAATTGGTGCGACTATTTCATTATTTTTTACAGGCTGGTGCTTTTACAGCGGGGCGACAAACAATATTGCACTGGTTATAAGTATCATTTTATTTCTTGCTTGTTTTGCTTTTTCTATAGGGCCTTTAAAATTTGTAATTGCTTCAGAGATTTTTCCAACAAGGATCCGCGGAAGAGCTATGGGTTTGAGTATTATGGTGATGTGGATTGCGGATACAATAGTTGGTCAGCTCACGCCGCTATTATTAGGTTCGGCCGGAGCAGCTGTCACCTTCTGGTTTTTCGCTTCCTGCTGCCTTGTTTCTTTTATTGTGGTTTATAAAATGGTACCTGAGACTAAAGGAAAGTCTCTGGAAGAGGTACAAGATATCTTTATACATTAA
- a CDS encoding Gfo/Idh/MocA family protein codes for MILNKKNLRVLVVGCGNMGASHATAYHTLEGFEICGLVSTGNSKVVLNDRLGGHYPLFNNYEEALKATSPDAVCISTYPDTHEKFAVQAMENGCHVFIEKPLADSLQGAQRVVDAAQKFGKKLLVGYILRYHPSWQKFIELSSELGKPLVMRMNLNQQSQGAKWVVHRNLMKSLSPIVDCGVHYIDVMCQMTRSKPVQVNAIGARLTTDISEDAYNYGQLQIRFEDGSIGWYESGWGPMMSETAFFIKDVIGPKGAVSIVAKDAAGTGKSASIAAHTKTESIKVHYAALDDQDRFIKQDSWIDLTDEPDHQELCNREQRYFLKSILEDIDLTNPSNDAINSLRIAFACDESVKTGQTVLLS; via the coding sequence ATGATTTTAAATAAAAAGAACTTGCGTGTACTGGTAGTAGGTTGCGGTAACATGGGGGCTTCCCATGCAACCGCTTACCATACCTTAGAAGGATTTGAGATCTGCGGACTGGTTTCAACAGGAAATAGTAAAGTAGTTTTAAATGACCGGCTAGGAGGGCATTATCCGCTCTTCAATAATTATGAAGAGGCTTTGAAGGCTACCAGTCCAGATGCAGTCTGTATTTCTACTTATCCGGATACGCATGAGAAATTTGCAGTTCAGGCAATGGAAAACGGATGCCATGTTTTTATAGAAAAGCCTTTGGCCGATTCTCTGCAAGGAGCACAACGTGTAGTTGATGCGGCTCAAAAATTTGGTAAGAAATTATTGGTAGGGTATATTTTACGTTATCATCCTTCCTGGCAGAAGTTTATCGAACTCTCTTCCGAATTAGGAAAACCACTGGTTATGCGGATGAATTTAAATCAACAAAGCCAGGGAGCGAAATGGGTGGTACATCGTAACCTGATGAAGAGTTTAAGCCCTATAGTAGATTGCGGAGTGCATTATATTGATGTAATGTGCCAGATGACAAGATCTAAACCTGTTCAGGTCAATGCTATTGGGGCCAGGCTTACCACTGATATCAGTGAGGATGCTTATAACTATGGACAGTTGCAGATCCGTTTCGAGGACGGTTCAATAGGCTGGTATGAGTCTGGATGGGGCCCTATGATGAGTGAAACTGCTTTTTTTATTAAGGATGTGATCGGGCCGAAAGGAGCGGTGTCCATTGTCGCAAAGGATGCGGCAGGAACAGGTAAATCAGCTTCTATAGCCGCACATACAAAAACGGAATCCATAAAAGTACATTATGCAGCGCTGGACGACCAGGATCGTTTTATAAAGCAGGATAGCTGGATTGATCTCACTGATGAACCAGATCATCAGGAGCTTTGTAACCGGGAACAACGATATTTTCTAAAATCAATTTTGGAAGATATAGATTTGACAAATCCTTCAAACGATGCGATAAATAGCTTAAGAATTGCATTTGCTTGCGATGAATCAGTTAAAACCGGGCAAACAGTCCTGCTTTCTTAG